One genomic window of Spiroplasma endosymbiont of Diplazon laetatorius includes the following:
- a CDS encoding dUTP diphosphatase, translating to MLNKDNLIYLKDKQIILDNYIMESKGIVIDKQIIKKKIIAFLVEVSEFINEYRSFKYWSNKGPSEKSVILEELIDCLHFIISLGTNVNFDFSEFNNKIKQADDIDAWSINVYRKALVFEDKFDAQSYDDLLDEFLSITYILDITTDEILSVYNKKNEINFNRQDSGY from the coding sequence ATGTTAAATAAAGATAATTTAATCTACTTAAAAGATAAACAAATAATTTTAGATAACTATATTATGGAATCAAAAGGTATAGTTATAGATAAACAAATAATTAAAAAGAAAATAATAGCTTTCTTAGTTGAAGTTTCTGAATTCATAAACGAATATAGATCTTTTAAATATTGATCAAATAAAGGTCCTAGCGAAAAATCTGTTATTCTTGAAGAACTAATAGATTGTTTACACTTTATAATTAGTTTAGGAACAAATGTTAATTTTGACTTTTCTGAATTTAATAATAAAATTAAACAAGCAGATGATATTGATGCTTGAAGTATTAATGTTTATAGAAAAGCATTAGTATTTGAAGATAAGTTTGATGCTCAATCATATGATGATTTATTAGATGAATTCTTATCAATTACTTATATTTTAGATATAACAACTGATGAAATTCTAAGTGTATATAACAAAAAAAATGAAATAAACTTTAATAGACAAGATAGTGGATATTAA
- a CDS encoding NifU family protein, which translates to MEKNNLEEKVKATLEQLRMYITQDGGDMEFVAIKDKLVYIRLKGNCVGCGLTELTFKEGVEGVLIEEFPYDIDGVELVM; encoded by the coding sequence TTGGAAAAAAATAATTTAGAAGAAAAAGTAAAGGCTACATTGGAACAATTAAGAATGTACATAACTCAAGATGGTGGAGATATGGAATTTGTTGCAATAAAAGACAAACTTGTTTACATAAGACTTAAGGGTAATTGTGTTGGTTGTGGTTTAACAGAACTGACTTTTAAAGAAGGTGTTGAAGGAGTTCTTATAGAAGAATTCCCATATGACATCGATGGCGTAGAACTTGTAATGTAA
- a CDS encoding S1 RNA-binding domain-containing protein yields the protein MLNKGQKVKAKITAIVNYGAFCEVTDQDEIIKGLIHISEISDFFVKSVDEFLNLNEEYEVEVIELLQDKNQVKLSYKSIRPELLKTPETKIKETKSGFDNLKSSVESK from the coding sequence ATGTTGAACAAAGGACAAAAAGTTAAGGCTAAAATTACAGCTATTGTAAACTATGGTGCTTTTTGTGAAGTAACAGACCAAGACGAAATAATCAAAGGGTTAATTCATATTTCAGAAATATCAGACTTTTTCGTAAAAAGTGTTGATGAATTCTTAAATTTGAATGAAGAATATGAAGTTGAAGTTATAGAACTTCTACAAGATAAAAACCAAGTTAAATTAAGCTATAAATCAATTAGGCCAGAGTTATTAAAAACACCAGAAACAAAAATAAAAGAAACAAAAAGTGGATTTGATAACTTAAAAAGTAGCGTAGAATCAAAATAG
- the sufU gene encoding Fe-S cluster assembly sulfur transfer protein SufU has product MFDKEDKIQLRQIIMEHYTQPDYKGLIENDKSIIKFQDSPTCSDEINVQLLIEQKKIVEARFDGNACAISTASTDIMCSKLIGLEVQEAQKQLVNYYNMISGNEYDESMLDELIAFWEINKQGNRINCALLGADGFKSILNKEV; this is encoded by the coding sequence ATGTTTGATAAAGAAGACAAAATTCAATTAAGACAAATAATAATGGAACATTATACTCAGCCAGACTACAAGGGTTTGATTGAAAATGATAAATCAATTATCAAATTTCAAGATTCTCCAACATGTAGTGATGAAATAAATGTTCAATTATTAATTGAACAAAAAAAAATAGTTGAAGCAAGATTTGATGGTAATGCTTGTGCAATATCAACTGCTTCAACAGATATAATGTGTTCTAAATTAATAGGTTTAGAAGTACAAGAAGCTCAAAAGCAACTTGTAAACTACTATAATATGATTTCTGGAAATGAATATGATGAGTCAATGTTGGATGAATTGATAGCATTTTGAGAAATAAACAAACAAGGAAATAGAATAAACTGTGCTCTATTAGGAGCAGATGGATTTAAATCTATTTTAAATAAGGAGGTGTAG
- the sufC gene encoding Fe-S cluster assembly ATPase SufC: protein MHKLEVKDLYVSIEDKEILKGVNLTVNSGEIHALMGPNGNGKSTLLMAIMGHPKYEITAGDILVDGESILEMSVDERSKAGLFLAMQNPQTIPGVSNLEFLKYIVNAHSDEKKKLQEIFKDIKQGAGELDFDLNMLKRFVNDGFSGGEKKKNEILQLKMLNPIFSLIDEIDSGLDVDALEVVSKNLNEVDLSTNAMVIVSHYDRFFKKVKPTHAHVIIDGKIITSGGNEIVERINTEGYAWAKELAK, encoded by the coding sequence ATGCATAAATTAGAAGTAAAAGATCTATACGTAAGTATAGAAGATAAAGAAATTTTAAAAGGAGTAAATTTAACTGTTAATTCAGGAGAAATACATGCTCTTATGGGGCCTAATGGTAATGGAAAATCAACATTACTTATGGCTATTATGGGACACCCAAAATATGAAATAACAGCAGGAGATATTTTAGTAGATGGAGAATCAATCTTAGAAATGAGTGTTGATGAAAGAAGTAAAGCAGGGTTATTTTTAGCTATGCAAAACCCCCAAACTATTCCAGGTGTTTCAAACTTAGAGTTTTTAAAATATATAGTAAATGCTCACAGTGATGAAAAGAAAAAACTACAAGAAATCTTTAAAGATATTAAACAAGGTGCAGGAGAATTGGACTTTGACTTAAATATGTTAAAAAGATTTGTAAATGATGGTTTTAGTGGTGGAGAAAAGAAAAAAAATGAAATCTTACAACTAAAAATGTTAAATCCAATCTTCAGTTTAATTGATGAAATTGATTCAGGATTAGATGTTGATGCTTTAGAAGTTGTTTCAAAAAACTTAAACGAAGTTGATTTATCAACAAATGCAATGGTTATTGTTTCACATTACGATAGATTCTTTAAAAAAGTTAAACCAACACATGCTCACGTTATTATTGATGGGAAAATTATTACAAGTGGTGGAAACGAAATTGTTGAAAGAATCAACACAGAAGGTTATGCTTGAGCAAAGGAACTAGCTAAATAA
- a CDS encoding phosphatase PAP2 family protein, with protein MFFKSNKQYKILKILFIVFFLFTFLSFILSSIYDLQINKFFAKGMDIYGLKIFVWVYEELGMTQSYLFIFLFISIYLEIKRIENKESKIWNLAIWIFYGAVFVFWFTANLYWIITTTKIDDGYGPGISGWFLDSYKIRQIILIVLFLLETTAMSLVFYYIRFKFVRRSDILSSGYKVDAIKAFSAFLTTSLIVYIMKVVFGRPYFYSVDFENIFYSDRVTDEWKTYWITTGHKIKSWGIYDVEIDRVMGVDYLPWWQINDFFGNFTDIFKPLGTGKAGWWNMDFPSGHMISCFTMLYTAYFFLGEKKNRKLNWKLWSIIGIWFLHINTMQYTQIISRTHWISDTSFSIILSLIVIIFNGKIIDWFRNKNLNKTNTK; from the coding sequence ATGTTTTTTAAAAGTAATAAACAATACAAAATTTTAAAAATATTATTTATAGTGTTTTTTCTTTTTACATTTTTATCATTTATTTTATCTAGTATATATGATTTACAAATAAATAAGTTTTTTGCAAAGGGTATGGATATTTATGGTCTAAAAATATTTGTCTGAGTATATGAAGAACTTGGTATGACTCAATCGTATTTATTCATATTTCTTTTTATATCAATATATTTAGAAATAAAAAGAATAGAAAATAAAGAAAGTAAAATTTGAAACTTAGCAATTTGGATTTTTTACGGAGCCGTTTTTGTGTTTTGATTTACTGCAAATCTTTATTGAATAATTACAACAACTAAAATAGATGATGGATATGGACCTGGAATAAGTGGTTGATTCTTAGATTCTTACAAAATAAGACAAATAATATTGATAGTTTTATTTTTGTTAGAAACAACTGCTATGTCGCTAGTTTTTTATTATATAAGATTTAAATTTGTTAGGAGAAGCGATATTCTTTCATCTGGTTATAAGGTTGATGCTATTAAAGCTTTTAGTGCTTTTTTAACAACTAGCTTGATTGTTTATATAATGAAGGTTGTGTTTGGAAGACCTTACTTTTACAGTGTTGACTTTGAAAATATATTTTATTCAGATAGAGTAACAGATGAATGAAAAACATATTGAATAACAACAGGTCATAAAATCAAATCATGAGGTATTTATGATGTCGAAATAGATAGAGTTATGGGAGTAGATTATCTTCCTTGGTGACAAATTAATGATTTTTTTGGAAACTTTACAGATATATTTAAACCTCTAGGTACAGGTAAGGCTGGTTGGTGAAATATGGATTTTCCATCTGGTCATATGATCTCTTGTTTTACAATGTTGTATACTGCTTATTTCTTTTTGGGTGAAAAGAAAAATAGAAAGTTAAATTGAAAATTATGATCAATAATAGGTATTTGATTTTTACATATAAATACAATGCAATATACACAAATCATTTCTAGAACACATTGAATTTCTGACACTTCTTTTTCGATAATTCTTAGTTTAATAGTTATTATCTTTAACGGAAAAATTATAGATTGATTTAGAAATAAAAATCTGAATAAAACAAATACAAAATAA
- a CDS encoding SufD family Fe-S cluster assembly protein, producing MTNLKLNESYIDFRENLPSSFTFDNSENKIILLENKFGTIDLNLEQDVEMKVIILFLPSKDSAKKEFNINFNLKKNSRLDLKISNIANYDCDDNFTINLNEENTSVEFYNSTIINKNIKKNSIIKSVHNARNSYSNIRTYEVLKDTSKGFIRCISDIKKGSNQAEAHQELRLLVLDKEAKADSDPVLLIDENDIVASHANAIGMLDPDQVFYLLSRGLNETQAQELIINGYFEPVFQEILEEELLNYLKEQLKEMI from the coding sequence ATGACTAATTTAAAATTAAATGAGTCATACATAGATTTTAGAGAGAACTTACCTTCAAGTTTTACATTTGATAATAGTGAAAATAAAATAATATTGTTAGAAAACAAATTTGGAACTATTGATTTGAATCTTGAACAAGATGTAGAGATGAAAGTAATTATTTTGTTTTTACCTTCAAAAGATAGTGCTAAAAAAGAGTTTAATATTAATTTTAATTTAAAGAAAAATTCAAGATTAGACTTAAAAATATCTAATATAGCAAATTATGATTGTGATGATAATTTTACAATTAACTTAAATGAAGAAAATACTTCAGTTGAATTTTATAATTCAACAATTATTAATAAAAATATCAAAAAGAACTCAATTATAAAATCAGTTCACAATGCAAGAAACTCTTATTCAAATATAAGAACTTATGAAGTACTTAAAGATACTTCAAAAGGGTTTATAAGATGTATTAGTGATATTAAAAAAGGTTCAAATCAAGCAGAAGCTCACCAAGAATTAAGATTATTAGTACTTGATAAAGAAGCGAAAGCGGATTCAGATCCAGTTTTATTAATTGATGAAAATGATATTGTTGCAAGTCATGCCAATGCAATTGGTATGCTTGATCCAGACCAAGTGTTTTATCTTTTATCAAGAGGATTAAATGAAACACAAGCTCAAGAATTAATTATCAATGGATACTTTGAACCAGTATTCCAAGAAATTCTTGAAGAAGAATTATTAAATTACTTAAAAGAACAATTAAAGGAAATGATCTAA
- a CDS encoding glucose-6-phosphate isomerase — MIKTSFKNSQIENEISKFSEAKIKEVHDMIENKTGEGSDFLGWVNWPVEFDKDELSKMKQVAKNLRSKINVLLVVGIGGSYLGARAADEMIRGLYSNDKVELIYIGNTISSTYTQQVVDYVKDKEFGIVNISKSGTTTEPGIAFRVFEKLLVDLKGKEAAKELIVAVTDKSKGALKQLATAEGYETFTIPDDIGGRFSVFTSVGIFPLLVAGVNVDDIFTGAKKAMEDTKKLDNEAYKYAVARHILHTEKNFKAETLVGYELQMQTFTEWWKQLFGESEGKDGKGLFPTSCVFSTDLHSLGQFIQEGTKNVLFETIIDVKKPNLDLNVPTNNDDLDGLNYLTSKSFHEINKVALEGVVDAHANTGNVPNIVLEFEKMDAEMFGYAAYWFMKSCAMSGYLLEINPFNQPGVEVYKTNMFKLLRKPGF; from the coding sequence ATGATAAAAACAAGTTTTAAAAATTCACAAATTGAAAATGAAATTTCAAAATTCAGTGAAGCAAAAATAAAAGAAGTACATGATATGATTGAAAATAAAACTGGAGAAGGTAGTGATTTCCTTGGTTGAGTAAACTGACCAGTTGAATTTGATAAAGATGAGTTAAGTAAAATGAAACAAGTTGCTAAGAACTTAAGATCAAAAATTAATGTTTTATTAGTTGTTGGTATTGGGGGAAGTTATTTAGGAGCAAGAGCAGCTGATGAAATGATCAGAGGTTTATATTCAAACGATAAAGTTGAATTAATATACATCGGAAATACCATTTCTTCTACATATACTCAACAAGTTGTTGATTATGTGAAAGATAAAGAATTTGGTATTGTAAATATTTCAAAATCAGGAACTACAACAGAACCTGGTATTGCATTTAGAGTTTTTGAAAAACTTTTAGTGGATTTAAAAGGTAAAGAAGCTGCAAAAGAATTAATTGTTGCAGTTACTGATAAATCAAAAGGTGCTTTAAAACAATTAGCAACAGCAGAAGGTTATGAAACTTTTACAATTCCAGACGATATTGGTGGTAGATTTTCAGTATTTACATCTGTTGGGATTTTCCCATTATTAGTTGCTGGAGTTAATGTAGATGATATCTTTACAGGAGCTAAAAAAGCTATGGAAGATACTAAAAAATTAGATAATGAAGCTTATAAATATGCTGTGGCTAGACATATTTTACATACTGAAAAAAACTTTAAAGCAGAAACTTTAGTGGGTTATGAATTACAAATGCAAACATTTACTGAATGATGAAAACAATTATTTGGTGAATCAGAAGGTAAAGATGGAAAAGGTCTTTTCCCAACAAGTTGTGTATTTTCAACTGATCTTCACTCACTTGGACAATTTATTCAAGAAGGTACAAAAAATGTATTATTTGAAACAATAATAGATGTTAAAAAACCTAATCTTGATTTAAATGTACCTACAAATAACGATGATCTTGATGGATTAAACTACTTAACAAGCAAGTCATTCCATGAAATTAATAAAGTTGCACTTGAAGGTGTTGTTGATGCTCATGCAAATACAGGAAATGTTCCAAACATTGTATTAGAATTTGAAAAAATGGATGCTGAAATGTTTGGTTATGCTGCATACTGATTCATGAAATCTTGTGCTATGAGTGGATATTTATTAGAAATAAATCCATTCAATCAACCTGGAGTTGAAGTTTATAAAACAAACATGTTTAAATTACTAAGAAAACCTGGATTCTAA
- the sufB gene encoding Fe-S cluster assembly protein SufB has translation MKKLKQEEEIKQISDYKYGFNEGEVSTYKVQKGLNEDVVREISKHKEEPQWMLDYRLESLKVFDQKPQPSFGPDLNWVDFNDYYYYTEGAGKTVKTWDEIPDNIKRTFDRLGIPEAEKNFLAGINAQWDARPVYERMNEELEKQGVIFTDCDTALRKHPDLFKKYFGQLVKNDDNKYAALNAAVWSGGTFIYVPSGVKLEKPLQAYFRINYQSSGQFERTLIVVEDDAELHYIEGCTAPIYSENNLHAAIVEIFVGKRASVRYTTVQNWSDNVLNLVTKRSIVEEDGRMEWIDGNIGSKVNMKYPSCILKGDRAQGDTISIAVAKKGVYQDAGSKMIHLGKETKSKIVSKSITFQGGTANYRGLAYIGPDAINSKARVECDTLILDNQSHSDTIPQNKVHNNQSQIEHEATVSKVSEEQLFYLMSRGLDEQEALEIIVMGFLEPFTKELPLEYAVELNQLIKMDMEGSVG, from the coding sequence ATGAAAAAATTGAAACAAGAAGAGGAAATTAAACAAATATCTGACTATAAATATGGTTTTAATGAAGGTGAAGTTTCTACATATAAAGTACAAAAAGGACTTAATGAAGATGTTGTAAGAGAGATTTCTAAACATAAAGAAGAACCTCAATGAATGCTAGATTATAGATTAGAAAGTTTAAAGGTTTTTGATCAAAAACCTCAACCAAGTTTTGGTCCAGATTTAAACTGAGTAGATTTTAATGATTATTATTACTATACTGAAGGTGCTGGTAAAACAGTAAAAACTTGAGATGAAATACCAGATAACATTAAAAGAACTTTTGATCGTTTAGGAATACCTGAAGCTGAAAAAAACTTTTTAGCAGGTATTAATGCTCAATGAGATGCTCGTCCAGTTTATGAAAGAATGAACGAAGAGTTAGAAAAACAAGGAGTTATTTTTACTGACTGTGATACAGCTTTAAGAAAACATCCAGATTTATTTAAAAAATACTTTGGTCAATTAGTTAAAAACGATGATAACAAATATGCAGCATTAAATGCAGCTGTTTGATCAGGGGGAACATTTATTTATGTTCCTAGTGGAGTTAAGTTAGAAAAACCACTTCAAGCTTACTTTAGAATTAACTATCAATCATCAGGACAGTTTGAAAGAACTTTGATTGTTGTAGAAGATGATGCAGAACTACACTACATTGAAGGATGTACTGCTCCAATCTATTCAGAAAACAACTTACACGCAGCTATTGTTGAAATCTTTGTTGGTAAAAGAGCAAGTGTTAGATATACAACAGTGCAAAACTGAAGTGATAACGTTTTAAACTTAGTTACAAAAAGAAGTATAGTTGAAGAAGATGGAAGAATGGAATGAATTGATGGAAACATCGGTTCAAAAGTAAATATGAAGTATCCTTCATGTATCTTAAAAGGTGACAGAGCACAAGGAGATACAATCTCGATAGCTGTTGCTAAAAAAGGTGTTTATCAAGATGCTGGAAGTAAAATGATTCATTTAGGAAAAGAAACAAAATCTAAAATAGTCTCAAAATCAATTACTTTCCAAGGTGGAACAGCAAACTATAGAGGTTTAGCCTACATTGGACCTGATGCAATCAACTCAAAAGCAAGAGTTGAATGTGATACTTTAATCTTAGATAACCAATCACATTCAGATACAATTCCTCAAAACAAGGTTCACAATAATCAATCTCAAATAGAACACGAAGCTACAGTTTCAAAAGTAAGTGAAGAACAATTATTCTACTTAATGAGTAGAGGACTTGACGAACAAGAAGCTTTAGAAATTATTGTTATGGGATTCTTAGAACCATTTACAAAAGAATTGCCATTAGAATATGCAGTTGAGTTAAATCAACTAATCAAAATGGACATGGAAGGTTCTGTTGGATAA
- a CDS encoding cysteine desulfurase produces MNFKDKFSYFKNNAKEIYFDSAATSIKFDRVIEAQGEYDLKIAANSHNNLFDNAYKANQILSETRVKIANFIGAKDKDEVIFTSGTTHSLNQLAFGMRNYLNKGDEILVTKMEHSSNLLPWMVLAEEENLKIDYLELDENFLIDISKISEKVNDKTKVVSFAMNSNTTAGLNSVKEIVSKIRSINEKVIVILDLAQSIAHNKIDVTDLDVDCVAFSTHKLYGPFGLGVLWARKEILKWLKPIFYGGGNNTNISVDNYKLAPIPEKFEAGTLNLSAIYAFSICLDMINDLKLDNLIAYEEELKKYFRSKLNEIDQDKFEFYNLENNQPMVLFNLKNVNSQDFGAFLNKKYNISVRVGKHCARLATDVFKISSTIRASFSIYNTKEDIDVFIEALKDCDNWINEII; encoded by the coding sequence ATGAACTTTAAAGATAAATTCTCATATTTTAAAAATAATGCAAAGGAAATCTATTTTGACTCTGCAGCTACTTCAATTAAATTTGATAGAGTCATTGAAGCGCAAGGAGAATATGACTTAAAAATAGCTGCAAACTCTCACAATAACTTATTTGATAATGCTTATAAAGCAAATCAAATCTTGTCAGAAACAAGAGTTAAAATAGCAAATTTTATTGGGGCTAAAGATAAAGATGAAGTTATTTTCACAAGCGGAACTACTCATTCTTTAAATCAATTAGCTTTTGGTATGAGAAATTATTTAAATAAAGGTGATGAAATACTTGTCACAAAGATGGAACACTCTTCAAATTTATTGCCATGAATGGTTTTGGCAGAAGAAGAAAATCTTAAAATAGATTATTTAGAATTAGATGAAAACTTTTTAATTGATATTTCTAAAATAAGTGAAAAAGTTAATGATAAAACAAAAGTTGTATCATTTGCTATGAATTCAAATACCACTGCTGGATTAAATTCAGTAAAAGAAATAGTTTCAAAAATTAGAAGCATAAATGAAAAAGTGATTGTTATATTGGATCTTGCTCAATCAATTGCACATAACAAAATCGATGTAACTGATTTAGATGTTGATTGTGTTGCTTTTTCAACTCATAAACTTTATGGACCTTTTGGTTTGGGAGTTCTTTGAGCTAGAAAAGAAATATTAAAATGACTTAAACCAATCTTTTACGGGGGAGGGAACAACACAAATATTAGTGTTGATAACTATAAGTTAGCTCCTATCCCTGAAAAATTTGAAGCAGGAACATTAAATTTATCTGCAATATATGCTTTTAGTATATGTTTAGATATGATAAATGATTTAAAACTGGATAATCTAATTGCTTATGAAGAAGAATTAAAAAAATACTTCAGAAGTAAGTTGAACGAAATAGATCAAGATAAGTTTGAATTCTATAACTTAGAAAATAATCAACCAATGGTTTTATTTAATTTAAAAAATGTTAATTCACAAGACTTTGGTGCTTTTTTAAACAAAAAGTACAATATCTCAGTTAGGGTTGGAAAACATTGTGCTAGATTGGCAACTGATGTTTTTAAAATAAGTTCAACAATAAGAGCTAGTTTTTCAATCTATAACACAAAAGAAGATATTGATGTTTTTATAGAAGCTTTAAAAGATTGTGATAACTGAATTAATGAAATAATTTAA
- a CDS encoding NADP-dependent glyceraldehyde-3-phosphate dehydrogenase: protein MRQYNALINNELIDNGQWLEIMNPATLTVAGKVSALSPEDINKAFSAARTSQQAWEEVSLLDRIATLKKFRDLIEINKDEIAQVMSEEIAKNLKESLAEVVRTIEIIDYTFEEAKRMEPLALTGEGMGAKNKLGVFSRVAKGVVLAISPFNYPFNLALAKIIPALVMGNSVVFKPATAGSLVGAYMSKLVIEAGFPKGIFNIVTGRGREIGDIITSNPEIDMISFTGSVGIGNQIRKMGSSTDLVLELGGKDPALVLDDLNLEKYADEIINGAFGYSGQRCTAVKRVLVSNQIADKLVPILKTKVESLSVGMPQDNAFITPVIDERSAEFIQGLIDDAKDKGATIVSGDKREKNLMWPTLIDNVTVDMKVAWEEPFGPVLPVIRIDSLDEMIKIANESQFGLQASVFCQDISKAILTAKRIKTGTVNINSRPQRGPDSFPFLGIKDSGEGVQGIRESLLSMTRYQGMIINY, encoded by the coding sequence ATGAGACAATATAATGCATTAATTAACAACGAACTTATTGATAATGGTCAATGATTAGAAATAATGAACCCAGCAACTTTAACTGTTGCAGGTAAAGTAAGTGCTTTATCTCCAGAAGATATTAATAAAGCGTTTTCTGCTGCAAGAACTTCACAACAAGCATGAGAAGAAGTTAGTCTTTTAGATAGAATAGCTACTTTAAAGAAATTTAGAGATTTAATCGAAATCAATAAAGATGAAATAGCTCAAGTTATGTCTGAAGAAATAGCAAAAAACCTTAAAGAATCACTTGCAGAAGTTGTAAGAACAATCGAAATTATTGATTATACTTTTGAAGAAGCTAAAAGAATGGAACCTTTAGCTTTAACTGGTGAAGGAATGGGTGCAAAAAATAAACTTGGAGTATTTTCAAGAGTTGCAAAAGGAGTTGTTTTAGCAATTTCTCCATTCAACTACCCATTCAACTTAGCTTTAGCAAAAATAATACCAGCTTTAGTAATGGGAAACTCAGTTGTTTTTAAACCAGCTACAGCAGGAAGTTTAGTTGGTGCTTACATGTCAAAACTTGTAATTGAAGCAGGTTTTCCAAAAGGAATATTTAATATAGTTACAGGTAGAGGGAGAGAAATTGGAGATATTATTACTTCAAATCCTGAAATAGACATGATTTCATTTACAGGAAGTGTTGGAATTGGTAATCAAATAAGAAAAATGGGAAGTTCTACAGATTTAGTTCTTGAATTAGGTGGAAAAGATCCTGCTCTTGTTTTAGATGATTTAAACTTAGAAAAATATGCAGATGAAATAATAAATGGAGCATTTGGTTACTCAGGACAAAGATGTACTGCTGTTAAGAGAGTTCTTGTAAGTAATCAAATAGCTGATAAATTAGTACCTATTTTAAAAACAAAAGTAGAATCTTTAAGTGTTGGAATGCCTCAAGATAATGCATTCATTACACCAGTTATCGATGAAAGATCTGCAGAATTTATTCAAGGCTTAATTGATGATGCAAAAGATAAAGGTGCCACAATTGTAAGTGGAGATAAAAGAGAAAAAAACTTAATGTGACCAACATTAATTGATAATGTAACAGTTGATATGAAAGTTGCTTGAGAAGAACCTTTTGGTCCTGTATTGCCAGTTATTAGAATTGATTCATTAGATGAAATGATTAAAATTGCAAATGAATCACAATTTGGATTACAAGCTAGTGTATTTTGCCAAGATATTTCAAAAGCTATATTGACTGCAAAAAGAATTAAAACTGGAACAGTTAATATTAATTCAAGACCACAACGAGGACCTGACAGCTTCCCATTCTTAGGAATAAAAGATTCTGGAGAAGGTGTTCAAGGAATTAGAGAATCATTATTAAGTATGACAAGATACCAAGGAATGATTATTAATTATTAA
- a CDS encoding RNA methyltransferase, producing MHLLNKMKITSVNNNLIEEVLSYKETKVQKELNKYIIEGVKMVDLAVQKGVVDMILVEEQLLDKYKSFENVIEISDNISKKISDLKTNQKVFAVCRIEEKDFQDGNYLILDGVQDPGNLGTLIRSAFAFGFNNVICSNDCVSFYNPKVLRATQSNHFDLNLKNEDLINLIDKLKQKNIIVLGTLLREESCSLKEIKDKQVALVLGNEGQGISQEVSKAIDKNIKIKTNPDLESLNVAIAGSIIMNNIYSME from the coding sequence TTGCACTTACTGAATAAAATGAAAATTACATCTGTTAATAACAATTTAATTGAAGAAGTTCTTTCATACAAAGAAACTAAAGTTCAAAAAGAATTAAATAAATACATTATTGAAGGAGTAAAGATGGTAGATCTTGCTGTTCAAAAAGGTGTTGTTGATATGATTCTTGTTGAAGAACAATTGCTTGATAAATATAAAAGTTTTGAAAATGTTATTGAAATTAGCGATAACATTTCTAAAAAAATAAGTGATTTAAAAACAAATCAAAAAGTTTTTGCCGTTTGCAGAATAGAAGAGAAAGACTTTCAAGATGGAAACTATCTAATTCTTGATGGTGTTCAAGATCCAGGTAACCTAGGAACTTTAATTAGAAGTGCTTTTGCTTTTGGTTTCAATAACGTTATTTGTTCAAATGATTGTGTTAGTTTTTATAATCCAAAAGTTTTAAGAGCAACGCAATCAAATCACTTTGATTTAAATTTAAAAAATGAAGATTTAATAAATTTAATAGATAAATTAAAGCAAAAGAATATAATAGTTCTAGGGACTTTACTAAGAGAAGAAAGTTGCTCTTTAAAAGAAATAAAAGATAAACAAGTAGCTCTTGTTCTTGGAAATGAAGGTCAAGGAATATCTCAAGAAGTTTCTAAAGCAATTGATAAAAACATTAAAATAAAAACTAATCCAGATTTGGAAAGTTTAAATGTTGCAATTGCAGGGTCAATAATTATGAACAACATTTATTCTATGGAATAA